In the Sinomonas cyclohexanicum genome, GTGGAGGGCTCGCCGGGCCCGCACGGGATCGGGCAGCTCGCGCGGCTCTGGGGCGCCGAGGAGGCGGCGCGCGGCGGGCTCGCCGGCCTCGCACCGGAGGACATCACGGCGGAGGCGGTCTTCGACGCAGCGCACGACGGCGATCCGGGCGCCTCGCGCGTCCTGGCCCGCGTCGCCGGGCACATGGCACGGGCAGTGGCCGTCCTCGGCACGGTGTTCAATCCGGAGCTCGTGGTGCTCGGCGGCGCCGTGGCGGGAGCGGCGTCGGCGCTCCTTCCCTGGATCCGGGCGGAGCTCCCGGCCCTGACAGACACTCCCCCGCGGGTCGAGGTGTCGGCGCTGGGCGGGGACGCGGTCGCCCTCGGAGCCGTGCGCCGCGCCCTCGATGATGTCGCCGAACGCGCGCTCGAGATCGATCTCCCCAGGCCCTGAGGCCGAAGCTCGGGCTCTCCATGATCCCGATTGGCACCCGGGATGGGCTCAGGGGACGGGGCGCCCGCGCGCGGCGATGTAGAGGGCGTACCACTCGGGCCGCGTCATCGACGCAGCAACCGCCTCGGCGCCCGCGCACGCCCGGATGCGTGCGGGAGTGGCGGAGCCGATGACGGGTGCGATCCGCGCCGGGTGCCGCATGAGCCAGCCGAGCACGACGGCCTCGACCGTGGTCCCCCGATCGCGGGCCATCGAGGCGACGAGCTCCGTGGTGGCGCGCTGTGCCGCCCACTGTGCAGCCGCAGGCCCCGCCCCGGTGGGCTCGTCCGCGGAGCCGCCGGACGGCGTCGTGCGCCCGGTGAACCGTCCGCCGGCGAGCGGCGACCAGGCCTGCACCTCGGCGCCCGCGCGGGCGCAGTGCTCTAGGGTGCCGTGGGGGAAGCTGACGGACGCGCCCTCGGGGTGGTTGACCAGGATGCCGCTGTCGACGAAGTCGGGCCGGCCGAGGCTCAGCTCGAGCTGGTTCGCCGCGAGCGGCACCGGCAGGTGGTCCTGGAGGGCCGCCATCTGGGCCGCCGAGAAGTTCGAGACGCCGATCGCCTTGATGAGTCCCTCCTCGAGGAGTCGCACGACGGCGTCGCCGGCCTCCGCGGGATCGGCGAGCGGGTCGGGGCGGTGCAGGAGGAGCTGGTCGAGGTGGTCGGTCCGCAGTCGCTCGAGGCTGGCCTCGACGCGGACGCGGATCGCATCGCCGCTGAGGTCGTAGTAGCCGTCGAGGCCGTCCTCGCCGAGCCGGATCCCGACCTTTCCTTGGATCCAGATCCTGTCCCGCAGGCCTGCGGTGCCGTCCAAGACCTCCCCGAAGACGGCCTCGGAGGTG is a window encoding:
- a CDS encoding aldo/keto reductase, which codes for MTSRLIYGCMGLGGEWGSSHYTEDDAARAAAAVEAALDIGITRFDHADIYRGGTSEAVFGEVLDGTAGLRDRIWIQGKVGIRLGEDGLDGYYDLSGDAIRVRVEASLERLRTDHLDQLLLHRPDPLADPAEAGDAVVRLLEEGLIKAIGVSNFSAAQMAALQDHLPVPLAANQLELSLGRPDFVDSGILVNHPEGASVSFPHGTLEHCARAGAEVQAWSPLAGGRFTGRTTPSGGSADEPTGAGPAAAQWAAQRATTELVASMARDRGTTVEAVVLGWLMRHPARIAPVIGSATPARIRACAGAEAVAASMTRPEWYALYIAARGRPVP